One window from the genome of Nicotiana tomentosiformis chromosome 5, ASM39032v3, whole genome shotgun sequence encodes:
- the LOC104088751 gene encoding microtubule-associated protein 70-5-like, producing MAGFDEVGGGEEHFLDPVIFELNSLHNQLKEKKRELGAAQSEIKALKTTDVLKDMALEELGSKVQRLEEKLKINENLLEQKNLDIKNLSNEKKEALAAQYAAEATLRRVYADQKDDDSPPIESIVAPLEAEIKMYKYEIAALQEDIRALERHTKSKEAALIEAERILKSALERALIVEEVQNQNFELRRQIEICQEEHKILDKSNRQKILEVEKLTQTIKELEEAILAGGAAANKIRDCQRQISELQEEKRTLERELARLKISANRVASVVANEWKDENDKVMPVKQWLEERRLLQAEMQRLRDKLTISERTAKAEAQIKDKLKLRLKTLEDGLKPTASVSAIPNGSLKTRKTDHLFSILSSNAGLKKRSTSQPRASTINKTSEQQSLEKIKYYASIETRKFNKEAFGDSFLKKSLWASRNKVVNSAEKENGELRENFNGHIYSKEMTETQKIKNRAGEEIENNKNSGSSESNDNDMVSGFLYDRLQKEVLCLRKFCETKESALNAKDEEIKILMKKIETLNKAIEVECRKMKREAAIREKDSVSTKPDDNTRSRNSLTSSIGVKAS from the exons ATGGCAGGGTTTGATGAAGTTGGTGGTGGAGAAGAACATTTTCTTGATCCTGTTATCTTTGAACTTAATAGTTTGCACAACCAACTCAAAG AGAAGAAGAGAGAACTTGGAGCAGCTCAAAGTGAAATAAAGGCATTGAAAACAACAGATGTCCTCAAAGACATGGCACTTGAAGAG CTTGGTAGTAAAGTTCAAAGACTGGAAGAAAAACTGAAAATCAACGAAAACCTTCTTGAACAAAAG AATCTTGATATCAAGAATCTCAGTAATGAGAAGAAAGAAGCTCTAGCTGCACAATATGCTGCTGAAGCAACTCTTAGAAGAGTGTATGCAGACCAGAAGGACGACGACTCGCCTCCTATTGAGTCCATTGTTGCTCCTCTTGAAGCAGAGATTAAGATGTATAAGTATGAG ATTGCAGCATTACAAGAGGATATAAGGGCTTTGGAAAGACATACTAAGTCAAAAGAAGCAGCATTAATTGAAGCAGAAAGGATACTAAAAAGTGCACTTGAACGAGCATTAATAGTTGAAGAGGTTCAGAATCAGAACTTTGAGCTGAGAAGACAAATTGAAATCTGCCAG GAGGAACACAAGATACTTGACAAGTCGAATCGTCAAAAGATTTTAGAAGTCGAAAAGCTTACTCAAACTATTAAAGAGCTTGAGGAGGCTATTCTTGCTGGAGGAGCAGCTGCTAACAAGATTCGCGACTGTCAACGACAAATCTCTGAACTACAA GAGGAGAAGAGGACATTGGAAAGGGAACTAGCACGACTCAAGATTTCAGCAAACAGAGTAGCAAGTGTCGTGGCAAACGAGTGGAAAGATGAGAATGACAAAGTTATGCCTGTAAAACAGTGGCTAGAAGAGAGAAGGCTGTTGCAG GCAGAGATGCAACGACTAAGAGACAAACTCACCATATCAGAAAGAACTGCAAAGGCTGAAGCACAAATCAAG GACAAGCTGAAATTGAGGCTCAAGACTTTAGAAGATGGCCTAAAGCCAACAGCCAGTGTCTCTGCCATTCCTAATGGATCCCTAAAAACTCGAAAGACTGACCATTTGTTTAGTATTTTGTCAAGCAATGCTGGACTGAAAAAGCGATCAACATCTCAACCAAGGGCGTCTACCATCAACAAAACTTCTGAGCAGCAAAGTTTggagaaaataaaatattatgcTTCTATAGAAACAAGGAAATTCAACAAGGAAGCCTTTGGAGATAGCTTCCTGAAGAAGAGCCTATGGGCTTCTCGAAATAAGGTTGTTAACAGTGCTGAAAAGGAAAATGGAGAACTCAGAGAAAATTTTAATGGGCATATATATAGCAAGGAAATGACAGAAACACAGAAAATCAAGAATAGGGCTGGTGAAGAAATAGAGAATAATAAGAACAGTGGAAGCAGCGAGAGCAATGATAACGATATGGTATCAGGATTTTTATACGATAGGCTTCAGAAAGAGGTACTATGTTTAAGGAAGTTTTGTGAGACAAAAGAGTCTGCTTTGAATGCTAAAGATGAAGAAATCAAG ATACTAATGAAGAAGATTGAGACATTAAACAAAGCCATAGAAGTTGAATGTAGGAAAATGAAGAGAGAAGCAGCTATAAGAGAGAAAGATTCAGTATCAACAAAGCCAGATGACAATACAAGAAGCAGAAACTCATTAACAAG CTCCATTGGGGTCAAAGCATCTTGA